In Dehalogenimonas etheniformans, one genomic interval encodes:
- a CDS encoding L-threonylcarbamoyladenylate synthase → MSSSQTQSDASRAIEILKNGGVIAIPTDTVYCLAASLKYPEAIGRIFDIKGRVTTKALPVLVADVIQMRQVAEMNPLAEVLVRRFMPGGLTLILPKKPVVPDIVTGGKPSVAVRIPGHTLTLYIIKAVGTPLTGTSANLSGRGSVCEAADVRAQLGDSVDLVLDSGRCPGGIESTIVDLTGPESPVIVREGAVPRSELEAYYFK, encoded by the coding sequence ATCTCATCCTCTCAAACCCAGAGCGACGCATCGCGCGCAATCGAAATACTGAAAAACGGCGGCGTGATTGCCATACCGACCGACACTGTCTATTGCCTGGCAGCCAGTTTAAAATATCCCGAAGCCATCGGAAGGATTTTCGACATCAAGGGCAGGGTGACGACCAAGGCTTTACCGGTGCTAGTTGCCGACGTTATCCAGATGCGGCAGGTGGCGGAAATGAACCCCCTGGCAGAGGTGCTGGTTAGACGGTTTATGCCGGGCGGTCTGACGCTGATCCTGCCGAAGAAACCGGTCGTTCCTGACATCGTAACCGGTGGCAAACCAAGCGTTGCCGTGCGCATCCCTGGACACACCCTGACTCTTTACATCATCAAAGCGGTGGGGACTCCTTTGACCGGTACATCGGCTAACCTTTCGGGGAGGGGCAGCGTTTGCGAGGCGGCGGACGTCCGGGCTCAGCTTGGTGATAGTGTGGACTTGGTTCTCGATAGCGGCCGGTGCCCCGGCGGAATAGAGTCGACAATTGTCGATCTGACTGGGCCTGAAAGTCCGGTCATAGTGAGAGAGGGAGCGGTGCCGCGGTCAGAATTGGAAGCTTATTATTTTAAATAG
- the rpiB gene encoding ribose 5-phosphate isomerase B gives MRIAIGNDHRGYELKLKIVEWLKSQGYEVTDVGAFSEESADYPDFAAKVAKAVAQGQAERGVLICGTGIGMSMSANKMPGIRAALVYKPEYAALTRMHNDANVLCLGEMNGDDLNMEVLKVFMGTQFEGGRHQRRIDKIQGRCC, from the coding sequence ATGAGAATCGCAATAGGGAATGACCATCGCGGGTACGAGCTTAAACTAAAGATCGTTGAATGGCTCAAGAGCCAGGGATACGAAGTTACCGATGTTGGCGCCTTCTCCGAAGAATCGGCTGACTATCCGGATTTTGCCGCTAAAGTAGCTAAAGCGGTAGCTCAGGGCCAGGCCGAGCGCGGAGTTCTCATTTGCGGCACCGGCATTGGCATGAGCATGTCGGCTAATAAAATGCCAGGTATCCGGGCGGCATTGGTGTACAAACCTGAATATGCGGCTTTGACGAGGATGCACAATGATGCCAACGTCCTTTGTCTTGGCGAGATGAACGGCGACGATCTCAATATGGAAGTGCTAAAGGTGTTCATGGGGACGCAGTTCGAAGGCGGCCGGCATCAAAGGCGCATTGATAAAATTCAGGGCCGCTGCTGTTAA